A part of Pectobacterium cacticida genomic DNA contains:
- a CDS encoding ABC transporter ATP-binding protein gives MTNDILLDIKNLRVALPTSQGTLHAVRGIDFSVKRGEMLCLVGESGCGKSMTSLALMDLLPRKAVRSADRMRFKGMDLLTLQKRQITALRGDQISMIFQEPMTSLNPSFTLGNQLCETLLAHRKVSQAEARDRAVYLMERVGIPMASARLNQYPHQLSGGLRQRIMIAMALMCEPALIIADEPTTALDVTIQAQILRMLRELQQELGTAVIFITHDLGVVARIADRVAVMYAGQIVETAPVRALFTQPQHPYTRALLDCIPVQGKTVPGQPLKAISGVVPSLIGEQQGCAFSNRCTYCRDVCRQDAPYVHVTPDHEVRCIRALKPEEVA, from the coding sequence ATGACGAATGACATATTGCTGGATATAAAAAACCTGCGGGTCGCTCTGCCCACCTCCCAAGGGACGTTGCACGCGGTGCGGGGGATTGATTTTTCGGTCAAGCGGGGGGAGATGCTGTGTCTGGTAGGCGAATCGGGCTGTGGTAAATCCATGACTTCGCTGGCGTTGATGGATTTACTGCCGCGTAAGGCGGTGCGTTCGGCGGACAGAATGCGTTTCAAGGGAATGGATTTACTGACGCTGCAAAAGCGGCAGATTACCGCGTTGCGCGGCGATCAAATATCGATGATTTTCCAGGAGCCAATGACCTCGCTCAATCCATCTTTCACTTTGGGAAACCAGCTTTGTGAAACGCTGCTGGCGCACCGCAAGGTATCACAGGCCGAAGCCAGAGACAGGGCGGTGTATCTGATGGAGCGGGTGGGGATTCCAATGGCTTCCGCACGATTGAATCAGTATCCCCATCAACTTTCTGGCGGCCTGCGTCAGCGCATCATGATTGCCATGGCGCTGATGTGCGAGCCGGCGTTGATTATCGCCGATGAGCCCACTACCGCGCTGGACGTAACGATTCAGGCGCAGATTTTACGGATGTTGCGCGAGCTTCAGCAGGAACTGGGTACGGCGGTGATTTTTATCACACACGATCTGGGCGTCGTGGCGCGTATCGCCGATCGGGTGGCGGTAATGTATGCCGGACAGATTGTAGAAACCGCGCCGGTAAGAGCCTTGTTTACCCAGCCGCAACATCCCTATACCCGCGCATTACTCGACTGCATCCCCGTACAGGGGAAAACCGTGCCCGGCCAACCGTTGAAAGCGATCTCGGGCGTCGTGCCCAGCCTGATCGGCGAACAACAAGGCTGTGCGTTCAGCAATCGCTGTACCTACTGTCGTGACGTTTGTCGCCAGGATGCGCCTTATGTGCATGTGACCCCCGACCATGAGGTGCGCTGCATTCGGGCGTTGAAGCCGGAGGAAGTCGCATGA